A stretch of Shewanella dokdonensis DNA encodes these proteins:
- a CDS encoding U32 family peptidase — protein sequence MQISLGPLMYCWPKSNVYAFYEKVAESDIPLVYLGETVCTRRRQVKWSDYLALAKLLQASGKQVILSTLALIENSSELTELRKQIANGEFMIEANDMAAVAMARELKLPFVCGPSLNNYNRATLDKMATWGMQRFVMPVDLSRDWLRQVSTPATDYEVEVIGYGHLPLAHSARCFTARLKGLAKDGCDMACVQYPRGVLAQTQEHQPLLRLNGIQTQSAACCDLRQQFSTMATMGVSWFRVSPFSDDCIAVASALMAGEIGEVTTDACNGYWYGEAGMKLSVQP from the coding sequence ATGCAAATTTCATTAGGGCCACTCATGTACTGCTGGCCTAAATCCAATGTATATGCTTTTTATGAAAAGGTCGCCGAGAGTGATATCCCTTTGGTTTATTTGGGCGAAACTGTCTGTACCCGACGCCGACAGGTAAAATGGAGTGACTATTTAGCACTCGCCAAACTGTTGCAAGCATCGGGCAAGCAGGTGATCCTCTCCACCCTTGCTCTCATTGAGAACAGCTCAGAACTCACCGAACTGCGCAAACAAATAGCGAATGGTGAGTTTATGATTGAGGCCAACGATATGGCCGCAGTCGCGATGGCCCGCGAACTGAAGTTACCTTTTGTCTGCGGCCCCAGTCTCAACAACTACAACCGCGCCACACTGGATAAAATGGCCACCTGGGGCATGCAGCGCTTTGTGATGCCGGTTGACCTATCTCGCGACTGGTTACGCCAAGTATCAACCCCAGCCACTGACTATGAAGTAGAAGTCATAGGTTATGGTCATTTACCGCTGGCGCATTCGGCTCGCTGTTTTACTGCTAGGCTAAAGGGATTAGCGAAAGATGGCTGCGACATGGCCTGTGTACAATATCCTCGCGGAGTATTGGCCCAGACCCAGGAGCATCAACCTTTGCTACGGCTAAATGGCATTCAGACGCAATCGGCGGCTTGTTGCGACTTACGCCAGCAGTTCTCAACGATGGCTACTATGGGCGTATCGTGGTTCAGAGTGTCTCCGTTCTCTGACGACTGCATTGCCGTTGCTAGCGCATTAATGGCGGGAGAAATTGGGGAGGTAACAACTGATGCATGTAACGGCTATTGGTATGGTGAGGCGGGAATGAAACTGTCTGTCCAACCCTAG
- a CDS encoding DUF998 domain-containing protein produces MGLLLGLIISIIGYDALGDEHFNLTNYTMSELGNYGHSPFAVALNGGLFFGSLCLVLFSLYSLQLSRSLTGAISFFSLALSCMSLAGIGLFPVNVYHLHVFMLKWFFIFSCISALVYLVNQTLTQPPSGMRWSCLPALLSCISFAMFLFLPLFELDVTEGNRPFYHEMVLEGTRPALWWPALLQWISLGCFLLWLAVLLYERFRSRE; encoded by the coding sequence CTGGGACTATTACTTGGTCTGATAATCTCGATTATTGGATACGATGCTTTGGGTGATGAGCATTTTAATCTCACCAATTATACGATGAGTGAGTTGGGTAATTACGGCCATTCTCCTTTTGCTGTTGCGTTAAACGGTGGACTGTTCTTTGGTAGCTTGTGTCTGGTGTTATTCAGCCTGTACTCGTTGCAGCTTTCCCGCAGTCTTACTGGTGCCATCAGCTTCTTTTCCCTAGCGCTGAGTTGCATGAGCTTGGCCGGTATCGGACTCTTTCCGGTCAATGTCTACCATTTGCATGTCTTCATGTTGAAATGGTTCTTTATCTTCAGCTGTATCAGTGCCTTGGTATACTTGGTGAATCAGACGTTAACACAACCGCCAAGCGGTATGCGTTGGAGCTGCCTGCCAGCATTATTAAGCTGCATCAGTTTCGCTATGTTCCTGTTTTTGCCTTTGTTTGAACTGGATGTTACCGAAGGCAATCGGCCTTTCTATCATGAGATGGTGCTGGAAGGGACAAGGCCGGCGCTCTGGTGGCCGGCACTGCTGCAATGGATCAGTCTTGGTTGTTTTCTGTTGTGGTTAGCGGTACTGCTATATGAGCGTTTTCGTTCGCGGGAATGA
- the ubiT gene encoding ubiquinone anaerobic biosynthesis accessory factor UbiT, whose amino-acid sequence MRGELLSQMAKDLLNMAPKIASKPLGIVPFVVKAKVLQQLLQHLLAEQINDGELDFLVENWVAVEVPDLQLSFEVSFNEHFTVRPVTSPKVTFSANSSDLLLVVAGKEDPDTLFFQRRLCIEGDTELGLEVKNLLLAIDLQRLPVAVRTLLDKLAKSLLWLQTTSGADVQLS is encoded by the coding sequence ATGCGTGGTGAGCTATTGTCTCAAATGGCCAAAGACTTGTTGAATATGGCACCTAAAATAGCGTCAAAGCCACTGGGTATTGTTCCTTTTGTCGTGAAAGCCAAGGTGTTGCAACAACTATTGCAACATCTGTTGGCCGAGCAGATTAACGATGGCGAACTGGATTTTCTGGTGGAAAACTGGGTTGCGGTGGAAGTCCCTGATCTGCAACTGTCATTTGAAGTCAGTTTTAATGAGCATTTTACGGTGCGACCAGTGACATCCCCTAAAGTGACCTTTAGTGCCAATAGCAGTGACTTGCTACTGGTTGTAGCCGGTAAGGAAGATCCTGACACGTTGTTTTTTCAGCGCCGTTTGTGTATTGAAGGTGATACTGAACTGGGCCTTGAAGTGAAAAATCTACTGTTGGCTATTGATTTACAACGTTTGCCCGTGGCTGTGCGCACATTGCTGGACAAGCTAGCAAAATCACTGCTGTGGCTTCAGACAACTTCTGGGGCTGATGTACAGTTGAGCTAA
- a CDS encoding GNAT family N-acyltransferase, which translates to MIFTVDKVIEDNLPQLNNAPWLAKPTKAMLRYLLNERQCNEIATQFSHLQGVDFVEQVLQTFNISYTVPDVQLENIPPQGRVVIFANHPIGSLDALVLIKLLSEIRSDLKVVANELLMALEPLHNLLLPVRNMTGGTPRHYLENIHEHLLNEGAVLIFPSGEVSRLRPNGVRDTRWHSGFLRMAINCDAPLLPMFVDARNSPTFYGASMLYKPLATLLLVKEMFKQTNRNLPIRIGELIPAEAVNGNDFPLKTKVTLLKNHLYRIGKNRPGLFRTQRAIAHPEDRLALHKALSECELLGETQDNKQIYLYRHQGSNPIMREIGRLREIAFRAVGEGTGERRDTDPYDPHYLHLVLWDRSEMEIVGAYRFASAQALHDNNQTLYSESLFQYQPQFSAYFRDGLELGRSFVQPKYWGKRSLDYLWYGIGAYLAKNPQYRYLFGPVTISNQLPAPAKEMLVHFYLSQFPAQDLADSFHPYVLPPTRKWELDEIYQGMDYEQAFKQLKQTLASMGAAVPTLYKQYGELCQPHGVQFLAFGIDADFADCIDGLVLVDLEKLKDKKRQRYINAQQL; encoded by the coding sequence ATGATATTTACTGTCGATAAAGTCATCGAAGACAATCTGCCGCAACTGAATAATGCTCCCTGGCTAGCAAAGCCGACAAAAGCGATGTTGCGGTATCTGCTCAATGAGCGACAGTGTAATGAAATAGCAACCCAGTTCAGCCACTTACAAGGTGTTGATTTCGTTGAACAGGTATTACAGACCTTCAATATCAGCTACACAGTTCCCGATGTACAACTGGAAAACATTCCCCCTCAAGGAAGAGTCGTCATTTTCGCCAACCACCCGATTGGCTCTCTTGATGCGCTAGTACTGATAAAACTATTAAGCGAAATACGTTCCGATCTGAAGGTGGTGGCGAATGAACTGCTGATGGCGTTAGAGCCATTGCACAATCTGCTGCTTCCCGTGCGCAATATGACAGGCGGAACCCCCAGACATTATCTGGAAAATATTCACGAACACCTGCTGAATGAAGGTGCGGTGTTAATTTTTCCTTCCGGTGAAGTTTCTCGATTGCGTCCAAATGGTGTGCGAGACACACGCTGGCACAGTGGCTTTCTGAGGATGGCGATCAACTGCGATGCCCCGCTACTTCCCATGTTTGTTGATGCGCGTAACTCACCGACCTTCTATGGTGCCTCCATGCTGTACAAACCTTTGGCCACACTGTTACTGGTCAAAGAGATGTTTAAGCAGACCAACCGTAATCTACCAATCCGGATTGGAGAACTGATCCCAGCTGAAGCGGTTAACGGTAACGATTTTCCACTTAAAACCAAAGTAACCTTGCTGAAAAATCACTTGTATCGCATTGGCAAGAATCGCCCTGGGCTGTTTCGTACGCAACGAGCCATTGCGCATCCAGAAGACAGATTAGCACTGCACAAGGCACTATCTGAGTGTGAGCTTTTAGGGGAAACACAAGACAACAAACAGATATATCTATATCGCCACCAAGGAAGCAATCCTATTATGCGGGAGATTGGCCGCTTGCGGGAGATTGCGTTTCGAGCCGTTGGTGAAGGTACGGGGGAGCGACGAGATACCGATCCGTATGATCCTCATTATTTGCATCTAGTATTGTGGGATCGCTCCGAAATGGAAATCGTTGGTGCCTACCGTTTTGCCAGCGCACAAGCACTTCATGATAATAATCAAACACTTTATAGTGAGTCACTGTTTCAATACCAACCGCAGTTTTCTGCATATTTCCGCGATGGTTTAGAGTTAGGCCGCAGTTTTGTACAACCTAAATATTGGGGCAAACGTAGCCTAGATTATCTGTGGTATGGCATTGGCGCATATCTCGCTAAAAATCCGCAGTACCGCTATCTGTTTGGTCCGGTGACCATCAGCAATCAGTTGCCAGCCCCCGCTAAAGAGATGCTGGTTCATTTCTATCTATCACAGTTTCCCGCGCAAGACCTCGCTGATTCGTTTCACCCTTATGTATTACCGCCAACCAGAAAGTGGGAATTAGACGAGATTTACCAAGGCATGGACTATGAACAGGCGTTTAAGCAACTAAAACAAACGCTAGCGAGCATGGGGGCTGCGGTGCCAACACTATATAAACAGTATGGTGAACTATGCCAACCTCACGGGGTACAATTCCTGGCATTTGGCATTGATGCTGATTTTGCTGACTGTATTGACGGGTTAGTATTAGTCGATCTTGAAAAATTAAAGGATAAAAAGCGTCAGCGTTATATTAATGCGCAGCAATTGTAG
- a CDS encoding type IV pilin protein, whose product MSGFTLIEVMIVVVIVGILAAIAYPSYIDYVTRSNRSEGQAALLRVANLQEQYYLDNRTYAEDMTKLGLGADPYLTDSKLYRVDSVGTSSFTLTATPQGSQATRDTKCPTITLTDTGVKGPSAECWK is encoded by the coding sequence ATGAGCGGATTCACTTTAATCGAAGTGATGATAGTGGTGGTGATTGTTGGGATCTTGGCGGCAATTGCTTATCCATCATACATTGATTATGTGACGCGTAGTAATCGTTCAGAGGGGCAGGCGGCGTTGTTGCGCGTAGCTAATCTGCAGGAACAGTATTATCTGGACAATCGCACTTATGCTGAAGATATGACCAAATTAGGGCTAGGGGCAGATCCATATCTTACCGACAGTAAGTTATATCGTGTGGATTCGGTTGGTACCAGCAGTTTTACCTTAACGGCTACCCCGCAAGGCTCTCAGGCGACGCGAGATACTAAATGTCCTACTATTACGCTGACCGATACCGGGGTAAAAGGCCCTTCTGCGGAGTGTTGGAAATGA
- a CDS encoding DUF4382 domain-containing protein — MTHSKLTVLTPVITSLMLAACGGSDSPASVNTAKVSFAVSDAPVDNAQQVVIAFDKIELVKNGQDNIVLDVTGPNGASYRQLDLMQYQGTDSSTIITDQSIPTGTYDNLILHILDESTGSDLSYVVGENGQIPLKQPSQKLQLGSFTVSQDSVQSFTIEFDLRQSLVENRNGGRYNLKPHGVKILNNAAVAALSGNVDVNLFNAGSCNNDTGNFVYLYPGHNLDLTKLADNYDPATNTTVLPEGIIAPYASTDVMWISGNYGSYSFGYLPTGDYTVAFTCSSENDDPDQFDGISIPDPTTQFHEISITAGQNLQQDFNAIVPQQ, encoded by the coding sequence ATGACACACAGCAAACTTACAGTTCTAACGCCAGTCATTACCTCATTGATGCTGGCCGCTTGTGGTGGCAGTGATAGTCCCGCGTCCGTCAACACCGCGAAGGTGTCTTTTGCCGTATCCGATGCCCCAGTAGACAATGCCCAACAGGTAGTCATTGCCTTTGATAAAATTGAGCTGGTCAAAAATGGTCAGGATAATATCGTGCTTGATGTCACAGGCCCAAATGGCGCCAGCTATCGGCAGTTGGATCTGATGCAATATCAGGGGACTGACAGCAGTACGATCATCACAGATCAGAGCATTCCCACCGGTACTTATGACAACCTCATCTTACATATTCTTGATGAATCCACGGGCTCAGATCTGAGCTATGTCGTCGGTGAAAATGGTCAAATTCCGCTTAAACAACCCAGTCAAAAACTACAGCTAGGCAGCTTTACCGTCAGTCAAGATAGCGTGCAAAGCTTCACTATCGAGTTTGACCTCCGCCAATCCTTGGTTGAAAACCGTAATGGCGGACGTTACAACCTAAAACCCCACGGGGTGAAAATTCTCAATAATGCCGCCGTTGCAGCATTATCGGGCAATGTTGACGTGAACTTGTTCAATGCCGGCAGTTGCAACAACGACACCGGAAATTTTGTCTACCTCTACCCAGGGCACAATCTGGATCTGACCAAACTTGCAGACAACTATGATCCCGCAACCAATACCACCGTATTACCTGAGGGAATCATTGCCCCCTATGCCTCCACCGATGTCATGTGGATCTCGGGAAACTACGGTAGTTATAGCTTCGGTTATTTACCTACCGGAGATTATACGGTGGCATTTACGTGCAGCAGCGAAAATGATGATCCGGATCAGTTTGACGGCATCAGCATCCCAGATCCCACAACACAATTTCATGAAATCTCAATCACCGCAGGCCAAAACCTGCAACAGGATTTCAATGCCATCGTTCCCCAGCAATAG
- a CDS encoding glutathione peroxidase, producing MYNSIYDFEVTDITGNTVNLSRYKGKVLLIVNTASKCGFTPQYAGLEQLYQTYAAQGLVILGFPCNQFGSQEPGSNEQINQFCQLNYGVSFPMFAKVAVNGPDTHPLYQWLKQQAPGFLGSQAIKWNFSKFLITRDGKVAGRFAPTTKPAAIETQLSELLALK from the coding sequence ATGTATAACAGCATTTATGACTTTGAAGTTACCGATATAACAGGCAATACCGTTAACCTTTCCCGCTATAAAGGCAAGGTATTGTTAATCGTCAATACCGCGAGCAAATGCGGATTTACACCTCAATATGCCGGACTGGAACAGCTATATCAAACATACGCCGCGCAGGGGCTGGTCATTCTGGGATTTCCCTGTAACCAGTTTGGCTCACAAGAACCGGGTAGCAATGAACAGATAAACCAGTTTTGCCAGTTAAACTATGGGGTTAGCTTTCCTATGTTTGCCAAAGTTGCTGTCAATGGGCCAGACACCCACCCGTTATATCAGTGGTTAAAACAGCAAGCACCCGGTTTTCTTGGGTCACAGGCAATAAAATGGAACTTCAGCAAATTTTTGATTACACGAGATGGCAAAGTTGCTGGTCGCTTTGCTCCCACCACCAAACCAGCAGCGATAGAGACACAACTCTCTGAATTATTAGCCTTAAAATAA
- a CDS encoding pilus assembly protein, which produces MKLKQVIYALFVAFIVTSGASWADDTDLYLIAPVNNGKSKVLIIFDNSASMGTLETEIKGSYDPTITYPPIGSSHSYQSNMIYATVGTGTDNMSLPNPDSPSQSTRFNALLNGCAAAKEALATYGRFTGYVREYYSSGRNRGTWQPLANNSGANTNNPVECFEDIDANNSSNNQEVTGYDDGFPQDNVYTGSGGWGGTRTYYPWGSPSQQNLSDEFASGPLVTLYTDNYLRWYHGTDTGAVDVTRLNIAKEAITGVISSMSAVDFGLAVFNLDYPNEGDRDGGRIIAGIRPRNASEKQSLISTIEGLPAETNTPLCETLYEAYSYFSGNSVTFGHADSNYSSLNYKGNKPPYDTSVESGGRYISPMSNCSDIAYIIYITDGEPTLDTSADRRIQSLVGSRSIETTQDKKTDNGDYSAYTYSYNQYGQAIKSYMPALASYMYWHDQVLTTDTFQQVKTYTIGFALDDNSVAEPLLIETAKRGGGKYYAANNVTSLQSAISNALDQITYEGQRFSAPGVAYSNADPTRTLDAAYYALFEPNHGPRWAGNLKKFKINASGTLVDVNGNNAISATGGIKETACSFWSSCSPKPDGFYVEDGGAARQIDPEHRNLLSNIGASGVLAPLNKSTASSYAGGDANLFSLMNMSENPNSTISAQLDKAFEWIKGFNVDIDSDGAPMSTDYNGIRGDIMGDPMHSQPLAVDYGGTKGVYIFVGTNEGMFHAFKDTDTSVSESWAFMPFNMLANIQTLRDNNYSNGHNVYGIDGSPVAYIKRAGNGTIEKAWLFVGLRRGGSSYYALDVTNPDVPSLMWHIDSSSTGLSELGQTWSTPVVTKVPGSDNPVIIFGGGYNIGYDSGSGSNSIGRNVYIVDAATGALQYTFGVGGQTALPGITDSIAGSIALLDSNSDGVTDRMYAADLGGNVWRIDMPSTDTSSWSAFKFASLGGSLTNNRRFFYEPVLAQTVFTNVSTVTYTDASGGTTSTVASQNVPYDAVTLGSGDRASPLGTSTDDMFFVLQDRNVVTKTFGTGGTAIPDAITLTNLYDVTSASPTTDADNLAFGTKLGWYFNFSGVGEKSLSPSTIFKGKVYFTSFTPSLDNPQNTCQISSEGRLYIFDLHKGGRSSQEYIDICEDCIPQPPKLITPPISNDGTDNPPLSLIIGRGNCVDGQCTGTVNLGQGLTTNKIYYHVNEH; this is translated from the coding sequence ATGAAACTCAAGCAAGTAATTTATGCTTTATTTGTTGCTTTCATCGTAACTTCAGGCGCAAGTTGGGCAGATGATACCGATTTATACTTGATAGCGCCGGTTAATAATGGCAAATCAAAAGTATTAATTATTTTTGATAACTCCGCGTCTATGGGAACCTTAGAAACCGAGATTAAAGGTAGCTATGATCCAACTATTACTTACCCTCCTATTGGCAGTTCACATTCCTATCAAAGTAATATGATCTATGCGACGGTTGGTACAGGGACAGACAATATGTCACTTCCCAACCCTGACAGCCCATCCCAATCTACCCGTTTTAATGCATTACTTAATGGTTGTGCTGCCGCTAAAGAAGCATTAGCGACTTATGGACGCTTTACCGGATATGTCAGAGAGTATTACAGTTCTGGTCGAAACCGGGGAACTTGGCAACCTTTAGCAAATAACAGTGGCGCCAATACGAATAATCCAGTCGAATGTTTTGAAGATATTGATGCTAACAATTCTAGTAATAATCAAGAAGTAACTGGCTATGATGATGGTTTCCCCCAAGATAATGTTTATACCGGTTCTGGTGGATGGGGAGGAACACGAACATATTATCCTTGGGGCAGTCCATCCCAACAAAATTTGAGTGACGAATTTGCCAGTGGCCCATTAGTCACTTTATACACTGATAATTATTTACGTTGGTATCATGGAACAGATACTGGTGCGGTTGATGTTACGCGATTAAATATAGCCAAAGAAGCGATTACTGGTGTTATTAGCAGTATGTCAGCCGTAGATTTTGGTTTGGCGGTATTTAATTTAGATTATCCCAATGAAGGGGATAGAGATGGTGGACGTATTATTGCTGGTATTCGTCCTAGAAATGCTTCAGAAAAACAGAGTTTAATTAGTACCATTGAAGGTTTGCCCGCTGAAACCAATACCCCCTTGTGTGAAACACTATACGAGGCATACAGTTATTTTAGCGGTAATAGTGTGACCTTTGGTCATGCTGATAGTAATTACAGTAGCCTAAACTATAAAGGGAATAAACCACCTTACGATACCAGTGTCGAATCTGGCGGCCGTTATATTTCGCCCATGAGTAACTGTAGTGATATCGCCTACATTATATATATCACTGATGGTGAGCCTACGCTTGATACGTCCGCCGATAGGCGAATTCAAAGCCTTGTGGGTAGCCGAAGTATAGAGACAACTCAGGATAAAAAAACAGATAATGGTGATTATTCAGCTTATACATATAGTTATAACCAATACGGGCAAGCAATAAAAAGCTACATGCCAGCATTAGCCAGTTATATGTATTGGCATGATCAGGTTTTAACAACAGATACTTTTCAACAAGTGAAAACCTATACAATAGGATTTGCTTTAGATGATAATTCAGTTGCTGAACCATTATTAATTGAAACTGCTAAAAGAGGTGGCGGTAAATATTATGCCGCCAATAATGTTACATCATTACAAAGTGCTATTAGTAATGCCTTAGATCAAATTACCTATGAAGGTCAGCGATTTTCGGCTCCAGGGGTTGCATATAGTAATGCGGATCCAACCCGGACACTAGATGCTGCATATTATGCGTTGTTTGAACCTAATCATGGCCCTCGTTGGGCGGGTAATTTAAAGAAATTTAAAATTAATGCTAGTGGCACCTTGGTTGATGTAAATGGTAACAATGCCATTTCTGCAACTGGTGGTATTAAAGAAACCGCGTGTAGTTTTTGGAGCAGTTGTAGTCCTAAACCTGACGGTTTTTATGTTGAAGATGGTGGGGCAGCGCGTCAAATTGATCCCGAGCACCGGAATCTTCTTAGTAATATAGGAGCATCTGGGGTATTAGCTCCATTAAATAAATCCACAGCATCAAGTTATGCCGGGGGCGATGCAAATCTCTTCTCGTTAATGAATATGAGTGAAAATCCTAATTCAACTATTTCAGCTCAATTAGATAAAGCATTTGAGTGGATAAAGGGGTTTAATGTCGATATTGATAGTGACGGTGCACCTATGTCTACCGATTATAATGGTATCCGTGGGGATATTATGGGTGACCCGATGCATTCTCAACCACTTGCGGTTGATTATGGCGGCACTAAAGGTGTTTATATTTTTGTGGGGACGAATGAAGGGATGTTTCATGCATTTAAGGACACTGACACATCCGTGAGTGAAAGCTGGGCTTTTATGCCATTTAATATGCTAGCCAATATCCAAACATTAAGAGATAACAATTATTCTAATGGTCATAATGTATATGGAATCGATGGTTCGCCGGTGGCGTATATTAAAAGAGCCGGAAATGGAACAATAGAGAAAGCTTGGTTATTTGTAGGATTACGCCGAGGTGGAAGTTCATATTATGCACTAGATGTTACCAATCCAGATGTTCCTAGTCTTATGTGGCACATAGATAGTAGTTCAACTGGTTTATCTGAACTTGGACAGACGTGGTCAACCCCAGTTGTTACTAAAGTCCCAGGGAGTGACAACCCAGTTATTATCTTTGGCGGGGGATATAATATCGGCTATGACTCAGGCAGTGGTAGTAACTCTATAGGACGGAATGTTTATATCGTCGATGCGGCAACTGGTGCATTGCAATACACCTTCGGTGTTGGTGGGCAAACTGCTCTTCCTGGCATTACCGATAGTATTGCAGGTTCGATAGCGCTGCTGGACAGTAATAGTGATGGTGTTACCGATAGAATGTACGCCGCTGACTTAGGTGGCAATGTCTGGCGTATCGATATGCCATCAACTGACACTAGCTCATGGAGCGCCTTTAAATTTGCGTCATTAGGTGGTTCACTTACAAACAATAGACGTTTTTTCTATGAACCCGTACTGGCGCAGACGGTGTTTACTAACGTTTCTACCGTTACCTACACAGATGCATCCGGCGGAACTACCTCTACCGTTGCTTCTCAAAATGTGCCATATGACGCCGTCACTTTGGGAAGTGGTGATCGGGCGTCACCACTCGGTACCTCGACGGATGATATGTTTTTTGTGCTACAAGATCGTAACGTTGTAACCAAGACCTTCGGTACTGGAGGAACGGCGATCCCGGACGCAATTACGTTGACCAATTTGTATGATGTGACTTCTGCATCACCCACAACCGACGCTGATAATTTGGCTTTTGGAACCAAATTAGGCTGGTATTTTAATTTCAGTGGCGTTGGCGAGAAAAGTTTGTCACCTTCAACAATCTTTAAAGGAAAAGTGTATTTCACTTCCTTTACACCGTCTTTAGATAACCCGCAGAATACTTGTCAAATCTCTTCTGAAGGGCGCCTTTATATCTTTGATTTACATAAGGGAGGACGTTCTTCCCAGGAGTATATTGATATTTGTGAGGACTGTATTCCGCAGCCACCTAAGCTAATAACTCCCCCAATTTCTAATGACGGCACTGACAATCCTCCACTATCGCTAATCATAGGTAGAGGCAATTGTGTTGACGGGCAGTGTACCGGCACGGTGAATTTGGGCCAAGGATTAACCACAAACAAGATTTATTACCATGTTAATGAGCATTAA
- the ubiU gene encoding ubiquinone anaerobic biosynthesis protein UbiU translates to MELLCPAGNLASLKAALNAGADAVYLGLKDDTNARSFAGLNFTPQKLQEAAKLVNSSKRKFYLTINTFPQPGQEKRWYQAIDLAAESGAHGLIVADISLLDYAHQHYPELPLHLSVQASATNLAALSFYREQFNIRRAVLPRVLSIKQVKDLAKVSPVDLEVFAFGSLCIMAEGRCQLSSYVTGESPNSGGSCSPARHVRWQEQDGKRLTRLNDVLIDCSGIKEQMGYPVVCKGRYLTEDTTNPQFLLESPTSLSTLDLIPELAAAGVVSLKIEGRQRSPAYVEQVTKVWRAALDKYLAAPECFQAQADWQAALAKVSEGQTTTLGAYERSWQ, encoded by the coding sequence ATGGAACTTCTGTGCCCCGCAGGCAATCTAGCGTCGCTCAAAGCTGCACTGAATGCTGGGGCTGACGCGGTATATTTAGGCTTAAAAGATGATACCAATGCTCGTTCATTTGCCGGGCTCAACTTTACACCGCAAAAATTGCAAGAAGCCGCAAAACTGGTCAATAGTAGTAAACGCAAATTCTATTTAACCATTAATACCTTCCCGCAACCTGGTCAGGAAAAACGCTGGTATCAGGCCATTGATTTAGCGGCGGAAAGTGGTGCTCATGGCTTGATTGTGGCGGATATCTCATTACTGGATTACGCACACCAGCATTATCCAGAATTACCGTTACACCTTTCGGTGCAAGCCAGTGCAACTAACTTGGCAGCGCTCAGTTTTTACCGGGAGCAGTTCAATATTCGGCGTGCGGTGCTGCCCAGAGTATTATCAATCAAGCAGGTCAAAGACCTCGCAAAAGTCAGTCCGGTGGATCTTGAAGTCTTTGCCTTTGGCAGCCTCTGTATCATGGCAGAAGGCCGGTGCCAGTTATCCTCTTATGTAACAGGGGAATCCCCCAATTCTGGAGGGTCTTGTTCCCCAGCTCGCCATGTGCGTTGGCAAGAACAAGACGGCAAGCGACTGACTAGGCTCAATGACGTATTGATTGACTGCTCCGGCATTAAGGAACAGATGGGCTATCCGGTGGTCTGTAAAGGCCGATATCTCACCGAGGATACGACCAATCCGCAATTTTTGCTGGAGTCACCAACAAGCCTCAGCACGCTGGATCTTATCCCTGAACTCGCCGCTGCGGGTGTCGTGTCGCTAAAAATTGAGGGGCGGCAACGTAGCCCAGCCTATGTGGAACAAGTCACCAAAGTGTGGCGGGCCGCACTGGATAAATATCTTGCGGCACCAGAATGTTTTCAGGCACAAGCAGATTGGCAAGCAGCCTTAGCTAAAGTTTCCGAAGGGCAAACGACCACACTTGGAGCCTACGAACGTAGCTGGCAATAG
- a CDS encoding TapY2 family type IVa secretion system protein, whose product MALGCTQVQAAKQSYKCYLLTTEGEEIAFYRWNEPDLPTKQAALVATKRKDNQGKTYYIKDVKECVLLSEAFSSAQAQALDKQTLR is encoded by the coding sequence TTGGCTCTTGGCTGTACCCAGGTGCAGGCAGCTAAGCAGAGTTATAAGTGTTATCTGCTGACCACCGAAGGCGAGGAGATCGCCTTTTATCGCTGGAATGAACCGGACTTGCCGACTAAACAGGCTGCGTTGGTGGCGACCAAGCGCAAAGATAACCAAGGTAAGACATACTACATCAAGGATGTAAAAGAATGCGTACTTTTATCCGAGGCGTTTTCATCGGCACAAGCTCAGGCGTTAGATAAACAAACGCTGCGTTGA